A stretch of the Desulfobaccales bacterium genome encodes the following:
- a CDS encoding SDR family NAD(P)-dependent oxidoreductase has product MAELTGKTLIITGASLGIGRALALELAGLRVNLVLNARHTPALQEAAAACAAHGIKVSPCAGNAAKSGTATELVNQATALGSFYGFIHAAGVLNPGPLLWELSEREFQEILDSHVTAAYQLIRAAIPTLLQHGEGLAVFFGSGAAEANIPGIGAYCVAKAAEEHLAQELAAEAPAILSFVFRPDATETRMQRQARKSTGGGAENLHRIFGGYKDRGQLATPKEAARALVRILTNRLRRFQKNIMD; this is encoded by the coding sequence GTGGCCGAATTGACCGGCAAAACCTTGATCATCACCGGGGCCTCTCTGGGGATCGGGCGAGCCCTGGCCCTGGAACTGGCCGGCCTTCGGGTCAACCTGGTCTTAAACGCCCGGCACACGCCGGCTCTGCAGGAGGCGGCGGCCGCGTGCGCGGCCCATGGCATCAAGGTGAGCCCTTGCGCGGGCAATGCCGCAAAGTCCGGAACTGCCACTGAGTTAGTGAATCAGGCGACTGCCCTGGGCAGCTTTTACGGCTTCATCCATGCCGCCGGGGTCCTTAACCCCGGTCCCTTGCTGTGGGAGTTGTCTGAGCGTGAATTCCAGGAGATTTTGGACTCCCACGTCACCGCGGCCTACCAGCTTATCCGGGCTGCGATCCCCACATTGCTGCAGCACGGGGAAGGGCTGGCGGTCTTTTTCGGCTCCGGCGCGGCTGAGGCTAATATCCCCGGCATCGGCGCCTACTGTGTGGCCAAGGCTGCTGAAGAGCATCTGGCCCAAGAATTGGCTGCGGAAGCGCCTGCCATTTTAAGCTTCGTCTTCCGACCGGATGCCACGGAAACTCGGATGCAGCGACAGGCCCGAAAATCAACCGGCGGGGGTGCAGAGAACCTGCATCGCATTTTTGGCGGTTATAAAGACCGGGGACAACTGGCCACCCCGAAGGAGGCGGCACGGGCTCTGGTGCGGATTCTGACCAATCGTCTCCGGCGATTCCAGAAAAATATTATGGACTGA
- a CDS encoding M48 family metallopeptidase — protein MLPISRNVLLFFIIGLTVLVAACARAPYTDRRQLMLTSEGSETSMGYQAFGQIKREYKISQDPAINAEVQRVGQRVAAAAKRPDYRWEFVVFDNKEANAFCLPGGKVGIFTGILKYTKDETGLATVISHEVGHALARHAGERMSQGMLAQVGGIGLGAALGGMSPVAGQAIMTGYGLGTQYGILLPYSRKHEYEADHIGLILMAKAGYDPAQALEFWKRMMTKDKKVNMPQFMSTHPTDASRLRELEAFLPEARKYYIPAHEAETPPPLRRLSAHEAASPPGVKSAPAAGRWEPASR, from the coding sequence ATGCTCCCGATATCCCGAAATGTGCTCCTCTTTTTCATTATTGGGCTCACCGTCCTGGTGGCAGCGTGCGCGCGCGCGCCCTACACCGACCGGCGCCAGCTTATGCTGACCTCCGAAGGCAGCGAGACCAGCATGGGGTACCAGGCCTTCGGGCAGATCAAGCGCGAGTATAAAATTTCCCAGGACCCGGCCATTAACGCCGAAGTGCAGAGGGTAGGTCAGCGCGTCGCAGCCGCGGCCAAGCGACCCGATTATCGCTGGGAGTTTGTGGTCTTTGACAATAAGGAGGCCAATGCCTTCTGTTTGCCCGGCGGCAAAGTAGGCATATTTACCGGCATCCTGAAGTATACCAAGGACGAAACCGGTCTGGCCACGGTGATCTCCCACGAAGTGGGCCACGCCCTGGCCCGCCATGCCGGGGAGCGCATGAGCCAGGGGATGTTGGCCCAGGTCGGGGGCATCGGGCTGGGAGCGGCCCTGGGCGGCATGAGCCCCGTCGCCGGCCAGGCCATCATGACAGGCTACGGCCTGGGGACCCAGTACGGCATCCTCCTGCCCTACAGCCGGAAACATGAATACGAGGCCGATCATATCGGACTCATCCTCATGGCCAAGGCGGGGTACGACCCGGCCCAGGCTTTGGAATTCTGGAAACGCATGATGACCAAGGACAAGAAAGTCAATATGCCTCAGTTCATGTCCACCCACCCCACCGACGCCAGCCGCCTCCGCGAACTCGAGGCTTTCCTGCCCGAAGCCCGGAAATACTACATCCCTGCCCATGAGGCGGAAACCCCGCCCCCGCTCCGGAGACTTTCGGCCCACGAGGCCGCCTCACCCCCCGGGGTCAAATCCGCCCCCGCGGCCGGCCGCTGGGAACCCGCGTCCCGGTAA
- a CDS encoding TIGR00725 family protein has product MARPVYIAVIGGSEISAELAELARQVGREVARQGAVLLCGGLGGVMAAAAQGAKAAGGVSLGILPDGDHRGANPYLTYSIATNLGHARNMLIAHSADAVIAVDGSYGTVSEAAIALKLGKPVIALEVTWDLPGLQRANSAEAAVALAWERLQKR; this is encoded by the coding sequence GTGGCGCGACCGGTTTATATCGCAGTGATCGGCGGGAGCGAAATCAGTGCCGAACTGGCCGAACTGGCCCGGCAGGTTGGCCGCGAGGTAGCCCGCCAAGGGGCGGTGCTGCTGTGCGGCGGGCTGGGTGGGGTCATGGCCGCCGCGGCCCAAGGGGCCAAGGCAGCCGGAGGGGTCAGCCTGGGGATTCTCCCCGATGGGGACCATAGGGGCGCCAACCCATACCTTACTTACAGCATCGCCACTAACCTGGGGCACGCCCGGAACATGCTGATCGCCCACAGCGCCGACGCGGTCATTGCCGTGGACGGCAGCTACGGCACCGTGTCTGAAGCGGCCATCGCCTTGAAACTGGGCAAGCCGGTGATCGCCCTAGAGGTGACCTGGGATTTACCTGGCCTGCAACGGGCCAACAGCGCCGAGGCAGCCGTGGCCCTGGCCTGGGAGAGGCTTCAAAAGCGGTAG
- a CDS encoding Fur family transcriptional regulator, with protein MADPQTRLDEMLVRLKARKFRITPQRLAILKILAASDDHPSVERIYEQVKENFATTSLATIYKTVMLLKQLHEVLELGFPDGSNRYDGNRPYPHPHVVCLKCKRIMDPDLGSTAKLAAEAALQTGYKIVDHRLDFFGICPECQEKEQNKK; from the coding sequence ATGGCCGATCCACAAACCCGTTTAGATGAGATGCTGGTCCGGCTCAAGGCCAGGAAATTCCGGATTACTCCCCAAAGATTGGCCATACTCAAAATCCTGGCCGCAAGCGATGATCACCCAAGCGTAGAGCGCATTTATGAGCAGGTGAAGGAGAATTTTGCCACCACCAGCCTGGCCACGATTTACAAAACCGTTATGCTGCTCAAGCAGTTGCACGAGGTCTTGGAGCTTGGTTTTCCGGATGGCAGCAATCGTTATGACGGCAACAGACCCTATCCCCATCCGCACGTCGTCTGTCTCAAATGCAAACGGATTATGGATCCGGATCTAGGGAGCACCGCAAAACTCGCGGCCGAGGCAGCTTTGCAGACGGGTTACAAGATTGTGGACCATCGCCTGGATTTTTTCGGCATCTGTCCGGAATGTCAGGAAAAAGAGCAGAATAAAAAGTAA
- the nuoF gene encoding NADH-quinone oxidoreductase subunit NuoF, with protein MVQCHCASQNNPEISQEMWIKIDSIIDQYKDKPGNLMPVLQEVQEAVGYLSPSVQNRIATGLNVPGSDIFGTMSFYSMFTWEPKGKYVVRMCVSPPCHINGSENMLQALQEELGVQAGQTTADGLFTLELSACLGVCEVAPAMQINEIVHGPLTRDKIKQVLADYRAGKAADWRQLPYSTNDYRSYKPGPFEPVLMDNVGLIDPMEIQPYLDRGGYAALKQAVTTMTPEAVVEEVKTSGIRGRGGAGFPAGLKWSFTRPLAVTPKYVVCNADEGEPGTIKDRYLMEGDPHKVLEGMAIAGYAIGASQGYIYCRGEYYLSKYRLNQAIKQATAKGFLGEKLFGTDFSFNVEVRSGFGCYICGEETALIESVEGKRGYPRLKPPFPGVAGLWGKPTVVNNVETLASVPAILKRGGAWYKGLGTADTAGTKIYQIIGRVQTPQIVEAPVGMTLRELIDTYGGGLLPGRSFKMCQTGGASAGLVTPECLDVVMDYGSLSKAGGALGSGTMLVMDDSTCVVDFLRSVAVFFAHESCGQCTPCREGTPRLLQTLTRISQGQGRMEDLAFLERLSCTLLDASFCPLGQSAGVPLMSALKNFRPEIEAHIQEKKCQAGVCRCS; from the coding sequence ATGGTCCAATGCCATTGCGCGTCTCAAAATAACCCGGAAATCAGTCAGGAAATGTGGATTAAAATCGATAGCATCATCGATCAATACAAAGATAAACCCGGTAATTTGATGCCGGTTCTGCAAGAAGTTCAGGAAGCCGTGGGTTACCTGTCGCCATCGGTGCAAAATCGCATCGCCACCGGCCTCAACGTCCCTGGCAGCGACATCTTCGGGACTATGAGTTTCTACTCCATGTTCACCTGGGAGCCCAAGGGGAAATACGTCGTCAGGATGTGCGTGTCCCCACCGTGCCACATCAACGGCTCCGAGAATATGCTCCAGGCTTTGCAGGAAGAACTGGGCGTCCAGGCGGGCCAAACCACCGCGGACGGCCTCTTTACCCTGGAGTTGTCGGCTTGCCTGGGGGTCTGCGAAGTGGCCCCGGCCATGCAGATCAATGAGATCGTCCATGGCCCACTGACCCGGGACAAGATCAAACAGGTTTTGGCCGACTACCGGGCCGGCAAGGCCGCGGACTGGCGCCAACTGCCTTATTCCACCAATGATTATCGCAGCTACAAGCCCGGTCCCTTTGAGCCGGTGCTCATGGATAACGTCGGCCTCATCGACCCCATGGAAATCCAGCCTTATCTGGATCGGGGCGGCTATGCGGCCCTGAAGCAAGCCGTGACCACCATGACCCCGGAGGCGGTCGTCGAAGAGGTCAAGACCTCTGGCATCCGGGGCCGGGGCGGCGCCGGCTTCCCTGCCGGTCTGAAATGGTCGTTCACCCGTCCCCTCGCCGTTACTCCCAAGTATGTTGTCTGCAACGCCGACGAAGGGGAGCCGGGCACCATCAAAGACCGCTATCTGATGGAGGGCGACCCCCACAAGGTCCTGGAAGGCATGGCCATTGCCGGTTACGCCATCGGAGCCAGCCAGGGCTATATCTACTGCCGGGGCGAATACTACCTGTCCAAGTATCGCCTGAATCAGGCCATCAAGCAGGCCACGGCGAAAGGGTTCCTGGGAGAAAAGCTCTTCGGCACCGATTTTTCTTTTAATGTGGAGGTGCGTTCCGGCTTCGGCTGCTACATCTGCGGCGAAGAAACCGCGCTCATCGAATCCGTGGAAGGCAAACGGGGTTACCCCCGGTTAAAGCCCCCCTTCCCCGGCGTGGCGGGTCTGTGGGGCAAACCCACCGTGGTGAACAACGTCGAGACCCTGGCCAGCGTGCCGGCCATCCTCAAACGGGGCGGGGCCTGGTATAAAGGCCTGGGCACCGCGGACACCGCGGGCACCAAGATTTACCAGATCATCGGCCGGGTGCAAACCCCCCAGATCGTGGAAGCCCCGGTGGGGATGACTTTGCGGGAGTTGATCGACACTTACGGCGGGGGGCTCTTACCCGGCCGCAGCTTCAAGATGTGCCAGACCGGCGGGGCGTCCGCGGGCCTGGTGACGCCTGAGTGTTTGGATGTGGTCATGGACTACGGCTCCCTGTCCAAGGCCGGTGGCGCCTTAGGCTCCGGCACCATGCTGGTGATGGATGATTCCACCTGCGTCGTAGATTTCCTGCGGTCGGTGGCCGTGTTTTTCGCGCATGAATCCTGCGGCCAGTGCACCCCATGCCGAGAAGGCACTCCTCGCCTGCTTCAGACCCTCACCCGCATCAGCCAGGGCCAGGGGCGGATGGAAGATCTGGCCTTCCTGGAGCGGCTGAGCTGTACCCTGCTGGATGCTTCATTCTGTCCCCTGGGCCAATCCGCCGGGGTGCCGTTGATGAGCGCGCTCAAAAACTTCCGCCCGGAAATTGAGGCCCACATCCAGGAGAAGAAATGCCAGGCCGGGGTCTGCCGCTGTAGTTAA
- a CDS encoding catalase has translation MTKEKDKLTTAFGIPVADDQNSMTAGERGPVLMQDAHLLEKLAHFDRERIPERVVHAKGAGAGGYFEVTADVTRYTKAKFLSQVGKRTEVFARFSTVGGEKGSADAARDPRGFAVKFYTEEGNYDFVGNNTPVFFIRDPLKFADFIHTQKRHPATNYKDADMFWDFLSLTPESIHQVTILFSDRGTPATFRNMNGYSSHTYKWYNADGGYVWVQYHFKTDQGIKNLTWQEALHLSGADPDHATRDLFESIARGDHPSWTLEMQILTPEQAKDFRWDIFDITKVWPHSEVPPIKIGKLVLNRNPVNYFAEVEQAAFCPGNVVPGIAISPDKMLQARVFSYHDTHIHRLGPNYHLIPVNAPKCAPETSYQRDGFMRVDAGGGSGPNYWPNSFDGPAPDPTTGEPPFEVSGMAGRHPFTFPNDDFVQAGNLYRKVMTDMDRDHLVGNIVEHLGNAAKRIQLRQTAVFFKADADYGKRVAAGLGLDVAMVERLAGMSHKDRAAATATGTLP, from the coding sequence ATGACTAAGGAAAAAGATAAGTTAACCACTGCCTTCGGCATCCCTGTGGCCGATGACCAAAACAGCATGACCGCGGGCGAGCGGGGACCGGTGTTGATGCAGGACGCACATCTGTTAGAGAAGCTGGCACATTTCGACCGGGAGCGCATTCCCGAGCGAGTGGTGCATGCCAAGGGCGCGGGCGCGGGTGGCTACTTTGAGGTGACCGCGGACGTGACCCGCTACACCAAGGCCAAATTTCTCTCCCAAGTTGGGAAGCGCACCGAGGTCTTCGCCAGGTTTTCTACCGTTGGCGGCGAAAAAGGTTCAGCCGACGCCGCCCGTGACCCCCGGGGCTTTGCGGTCAAATTTTACACCGAGGAGGGCAATTACGATTTTGTCGGCAATAATACCCCGGTATTTTTCATCCGGGACCCTCTCAAGTTTGCCGACTTCATCCACACCCAGAAGCGGCATCCGGCCACCAACTACAAGGACGCCGACATGTTTTGGGACTTTCTGTCCCTGACTCCGGAGTCCATTCACCAGGTCACCATTCTTTTCTCCGACCGGGGCACGCCGGCCACCTTCCGCAACATGAACGGCTACAGCAGCCACACCTATAAATGGTATAACGCCGACGGCGGCTACGTCTGGGTGCAGTATCATTTCAAGACCGACCAGGGCATCAAGAACCTCACATGGCAGGAGGCCTTGCACTTGAGCGGCGCCGATCCCGATCACGCCACCCGGGACCTGTTTGAGTCCATCGCTCGGGGCGATCATCCGTCCTGGACCCTGGAGATGCAAATCCTGACGCCGGAGCAAGCCAAGGATTTTCGCTGGGATATCTTTGATATCACCAAGGTCTGGCCCCATAGCGAAGTGCCGCCCATCAAGATCGGCAAGCTGGTTCTGAACCGTAACCCGGTAAATTACTTTGCTGAAGTTGAGCAGGCGGCCTTTTGTCCTGGCAACGTGGTCCCGGGCATCGCCATTTCCCCGGATAAGATGCTCCAGGCCCGGGTATTTTCCTATCACGACACCCACATTCACCGGTTGGGACCCAACTACCACCTGATCCCGGTGAATGCGCCGAAATGCGCCCCGGAAACCAGCTACCAGCGGGACGGCTTTATGCGGGTGGACGCGGGCGGCGGCAGCGGGCCCAATTACTGGCCCAACAGTTTCGATGGGCCGGCTCCGGACCCCACGACGGGCGAGCCTCCCTTTGAGGTGTCGGGTATGGCGGGACGACATCCTTTCACCTTTCCCAACGACGATTTCGTCCAGGCCGGGAATCTATACCGCAAGGTCATGACCGACATGGACCGGGACCACCTGGTGGGTAACATCGTGGAGCACCTGGGCAATGCGGCCAAACGCATCCAGCTGCGGCAGACCGCCGTGTTTTTCAAGGCTGATGCCGATTATGGGAAGCGGGTAGCCGCGGGGTTGGGCCTGGATGTGGCCATGGTTGAGCGCCTGGCGGGCATGTCCCACAAGGACCGGGCCGCGGCCACCGCAACGGGCACCTTGCCTTGA